A DNA window from Rhipicephalus sanguineus isolate Rsan-2018 chromosome 8, BIME_Rsan_1.4, whole genome shotgun sequence contains the following coding sequences:
- the LOC119401784 gene encoding transmembrane protein 45B: protein MGTFVGHILPGSFTFLFGTWWTFAVWRNYVRSRKKKQRYVCRCSYAVPCLPRKLSVEGIVKIIGSCACILMECPAPFRRQYLADESIQHLSIFVLFLLNGVVDVMYNAGFPLPPHTDYATLLLTIASEGLLLHFHLHGRSHLDVVIHTLLVYTVVALVACLLAEMCRPRSVLASLGRAYFALLHGTWLCQIGFILYSPLPGYKPWDVNSHRDLMLAASVYAWHIMAVLVYVGALGAVAWVVNRMCGRFCHDVVSGVMEEADDLREAFIKRNV, encoded by the coding sequence ATGGGGACCTTCGTGGGCCACATACTGCCCGGAAGCTTCACCTTCCTCTTCGGAACATGGTGGACCTTTGCGGTGTGGCGCAACTACGTCCGCAGCAGGAAGAAGAAGCAACGCTACGTGTGCCGTTGCTCGTACGCGGTTCCCTGTCTTCCCAGGAAATTGAGCGTCGAAGGCATCGTCAAGATCATCGGCTCCTGCGCATGCATTCTCATGGAGTGTCCGGCCCCTTTCAGACGCCAGTACCTAGCTGATGAGAGTATACAGCACCTGTCCATCTTCGTGCTCTTCCTGCTCAACGGTGTCGTGGACGTCATGTACAACGCCGGGTTCCCGCTCCCGCCACACACGGACTACGCGACGCTGCTGCTCACCATCGCCTCTGAGGGCCTGCTGCTCCATTTTCACCTGCACGGAAGGTCACATCTCGACGTCGTGATCCATACGCTCTTGGTGTACACCGTGGTTGCACTGGTGGCCTGCCTCTTAGCCGAGATGTGCCGACCTCGAAGCGTTCTGGCGTCTCTGGGTCGAGCTTACTTTGCCCTACTGCATGGGACGTGGCTATGTCAGATCGGCTTCATCCTTTACAGTCCGCTGCCCGGATACAAACCCTGGGACGTTAACAGCCACAGGGACTTGATGTTGGCCGCCAGCGTATACgcgtggcacataatggctgtgCTGGTCTACGTTGGCGCGCTGGGTGCTGTGGCATGGGTGGTGAACCGAATGTGCGGCAGGTTCTGCCATGACGTCGTCTCCGGGGTTATGGAGGAGGCTGATGACCTCCGTGAAGCCTTCATAAAGCGTAACGTGTGA